The genomic interval GGCCCGCTCGGGGGCCTCTACACCGGCCTCTCGGCAATGACGCCCGAGGCCGCAATCGCCGTTGCCTGCGATATGCCCCTCTTGAGCACTGCCCTCGTGGCGGAGCTGCTCCGTCTGTCAGACGGCTACGACGTCGTGATCCCGATCAGCGACGACCACCCGCAACCGTTGTGCGCTGTGTATCGCAAGAGGTGCCTCGAGCCTATCCGCCGGCGCCTCGAAGCCGGCGCCTTCAAGCTCATGGGCTTCTACGAAGACGTAAACGTCCTCGAAGTCCCGCCGGCAGCCTGGCGCCGCTTCGACCCCGAGGGCCTCTCGTTCCAGAACCTCAACCGCGAGGAGGACTTGCAGCGCGCCGAAGCGGTCCTCCGCGCGGAAGACCCGGCCACCACCTGACTCGTTACCCCCACGCCGCCCCCAAAGGACCTCTTCGGTAGGCAGCCGGATACCTGAAGTTAACAGCGGCGTAACTCCGCCGTAACGAGCGGTCCCTAGAGTCCTCCCTGACTGATAAGTGACGAACGAGGGACCGATGAAAGAAGTCATCGCCATCATCCGCCCGGAGCGGTGGCCGGCAACTCGGGAAGCGCTCGAAGCGCTCGACGTCGAGGGGCTCACGCACCATCGCGTCGTCGGCCGCGGCCGCCAGCGCGGGCTGCGCTACCTGCGCCGCGCCTCCGACGCCGGCGAAGGCGACATGCCGTACCTGCCGAAGCGACTGCTCCGCTGCGTTGTCGAAGACTCATGCCTCACGGCGGCCATCAACGCCATCGTCAAGGCGAATCAGACCGGAAACATCGGCGACGGCAAGATCTTCGTCCGCACGGTGACTGCCGCTGAGGACCCAACACCATCGGATACGGCTTCGCTGCCCGCGAGTCCTGCCCCGGTCTCCTGAAATGGCCAGACGCGAAGGCATCAACTATCCCCGGTTCAAGGACCAGTTTGCGGTCATGGACTTCGAAGCTGAGCCTATGCCCGTGCTCTCGCTCTATCCGATGCCGGATGTCGTCCCTCTGGAGCGCTGGGAGCTTACCCTGACAGGCGTCGGCGGTGAGCGGGCCACCCTCTGCTGGGCTGACCTCGCGCGCCTGCCGCGCGTCGCCGAGAAGACGCCGCTGGTCTGCCAGATCTTCAACTGGACCGAGGAGCCAACAGTCGAGGGCGTCCGTCTGGCCCAGGTCATCGAAGCCGCCGGCCTCGATTCAAGCGATAACGCCCACTGGGCCTTCTACTCCGCCGACGGTATGTACTTTGAGGCGCTGCCTCGGTCCATGGCGCTCGACCCTCGAGTGCTCCTGGTGTTCGGCCTCGACGGTCAGCCCCTGCCCCACCAGCATGGCGGGCCCTTGAGGCTCTGGGTGCCGTTCTTGCAGGGCTACAAGAGCGTCAAGTGGTTGCAGACCGTCCGCGCTTACCGGCGCGACCCCCTTGGCATCAAACGGCTGCTCGGTCAGAGCCGCACCGCGATCCTCGGCAGCGAAGGCCAGGACAGGGCCGGCGTGGTCGTCGCCCGGCCCGCGGTGGGCGAGAGCCCGGCAGACATCTAGTAAGGAGGAGGCTTGGAAGGCGCGACGCCCATCTCCGCTCGCGGCGACATGCGGACTCTGCTCGCCTGCTTCCTCCACTTCGACGTCAGCTTCATGCTCTGGGTGCTGCCGGGCGCGCTCGGCGTCTTCATCGCCGAAAGCCTCGACCTGACACCCGCCCAGAAGGGCCTGGTCGTCGCCGCGCCCATCCTCACGGGCGCCCTCCTCCGCATCCCGGCCGGCCTCCTGGCTGACAGCTTCGGGGCGAAGCGTGTCGGCGTCTTCATGCTCGCCTTTCCCTTTGTCCCGCTAGCCCTCGGCCGGCTGGCCGCGGGCTCGTTCGAGGCCTGGGTCATCACTAGCCTCATGCTCGGCGCCGCCGGCACCTCCTTCGCGGTCGCCCTGTCGCTGGCGAGCAGGTCTTTCCCGCCGGAACGTCAGGGACTCGTGATGGGCATCGCT from Dehalococcoidia bacterium carries:
- a CDS encoding molybdenum cofactor guanylyltransferase: MPSEDYAAIVLAGGRSTRLGRDKASEPLLGVPLLQRVVSRLEPLVTQVVAVKARGQRLPGVHCRPALLEVEDAYPGAGPLGGLYTGLSAMTPEAAIAVACDMPLLSTALVAELLRLSDGYDVVIPISDDHPQPLCAVYRKRCLEPIRRRLEAGAFKLMGFYEDVNVLEVPPAAWRRFDPEGLSFQNLNREEDLQRAEAVLRAEDPATT
- a CDS encoding P-II family nitrogen regulator, producing MKEVIAIIRPERWPATREALEALDVEGLTHHRVVGRGRQRGLRYLRRASDAGEGDMPYLPKRLLRCVVEDSCLTAAINAIVKANQTGNIGDGKIFVRTVTAAEDPTPSDTASLPASPAPVS
- a CDS encoding molybdopterin-dependent oxidoreductase, whose translation is MARREGINYPRFKDQFAVMDFEAEPMPVLSLYPMPDVVPLERWELTLTGVGGERATLCWADLARLPRVAEKTPLVCQIFNWTEEPTVEGVRLAQVIEAAGLDSSDNAHWAFYSADGMYFEALPRSMALDPRVLLVFGLDGQPLPHQHGGPLRLWVPFLQGYKSVKWLQTVRAYRRDPLGIKRLLGQSRTAILGSEGQDRAGVVVARPAVGESPADI